The following nucleotide sequence is from Tenrec ecaudatus isolate mTenEca1 chromosome X, mTenEca1.hap1, whole genome shotgun sequence.
GTTCAAGAGTTTCTTTAAATAGCAGTCTATACTGTACTCATTATCTTGACTACCTTACCTAACATTTCACATTTTGACTCAGGGTAATTATGCAAGTACTGCATGGTGTAGAAAACTCTCAGATAGCAGTGACTTATATAAGCTATACATTTATTAATCTCATCTAAAAGAAATCCAGATATGAGCAATCCAAAGCTATGTATGATGGATTCATGACATTTTTAGggatccaagttccttttagtttACTATTCCACTATCCTTAGATTTAACCCCTGTCTTCATGACCTTTATTCAAGAAGGTTGTGTATTTAGATAAAAATTTTATGTTCTGCTATTGAGGAAAAAGAGGATAATGGATATCCAAGTAAACAATTTAACAATTTATGCCACAAACTTCTTCTCTGAAATTCTTTTCTCCAAGTTTACCAGAGATGACCTGATTATAAAAATTTCTAGCAAGTCTTTCTGGGCTTTACTCTTCTTAATCTGTTGGCCAAATTAAATACTTTTGACATCTCTCTCATTTAGAAACACTTTCCCTTTTATTTTGTGACACGCTACTTTTATCATGCTTTCTTTGGTCACTATTAACCTAATTTCTAACAGATTCATTTTACTCCACCAACATCATGGATATAACTGGGCTATAGGATTCTTTCCTGGGCCCCTTCTCTTTGACACAACAAATTCTTCCAAGTTCTCTTTCCCATGAATTAAAGAGTCATTTATGTATGGACAATGCCTATGTCTATAAGCACAGTTCAGACCTTTACTGAGCATcagacatatatttatatgtttaataACTGCCTATGGAACATTTGCACCTGAAAGCCCAACAGGTGCCTCAGAATCAATGGTTGATTTCTCTTAAACCTGTTTGTCCTTCAGTTTTCTATATCTCAGTGAAAGGGATTACCACTGGACAGTCTTTCAAATAAGATCTCACAAAGTCCCTCTTAATACTTTagtcctccctttcccctctcttcaCATTAAGccaagttttatttttcttttgtgtacTTTCTCCTTAATTCATTCACATCTCATGACCACCACTGCTAACACTTTAGGTCAAGCCACAATCATTGCTTACTTGGATGACTACAGAGGTCCTAATTGCTCTccccatttattttttactttttaaaacaattttattggcacataatcaaaAAATAATACAATCCAATAGATCATATCCAGAAGTGATGTACAataattaccacaatcagttttagaacattatattctttcttgtactctttgttattagctccctattttcccCAGAACTCCTCTGCCAtactcccaagaaaccattagtacagttactgtctctatagattcacctatactggatttcatatacaataaacaaaataactaacaacaataacaaagtacaaCAGAAAAAtacctcaatctaaaagaaagtagaaaatattgaaaactagaacaacttaaaaatgagtaaaaaaaaatgagtcaaaaggagatcaaatgataacgtATTTAATGCATACACAATATAGTAGCTAGGATCATTCAAAATCACAAATCTATGTTGTATCCATGCCTAATCAGTTGACAACTTGACTCCAAGTGATTGAGACCCCATTTGTGTCAGAATTGTTCTCCATAGagttttttgctttaaaaaaaacatttttattgagggctcttataggtcttataacaatccatacatcagttgtatcaagcacatttgtacatatgttgccatcattattttctagacattgattttttttctttttttacattccaTAGAGTTTTTAATGCATGGCTTTTTTTCCAGAAGTaggtccccaggcctttcttccaaggtatctcTAGGTGGATTTAAACCTCCAACATTTCTGTTATCAGCCAAGTAGCTTAACTGATTGCACCAACCAGGGACTCCATTGATTGATTCCTAACACCCCTCTGTGCCCTCAGGTCATGCTCAAGGTCCTTACTCCAATGGTCATGACTTGTCATAATTTGGAAGAGATGGAATTGGGGGGGTACCAAAACTggaagggaaggagaggggtACCTAGTGTAAAATAAAGCTCAGTGGAAACCAGGGGAAATGTTGCATGAGAGTTATGAGCTAAACAAACTTGGAGGGAACAGCAACTCAGAGAGAAATTGGAGATAGGAAAACAGAGGCCCACTTTAGATTCctggggaaaatatttctgtGTGTTGACTTATCAACAGATAAAGAGGaacttattatattttatttgtttagtaAAGGAAAATGTGACTTCCAAAAGCATAACGACTTGTAGCCAGACTGCTGCAGAGGAGAGTGGCGTCAACAGCAGCACCACGGTAGCTCAACAGCCTTGAAGGCTATGTGAGATTTGCAAATCTCTCAAATCAAATACACAGAAAATTAGTGAAGACTGGGTTTTAATTCACATTTATGTTAAAAGGCGATTCTAGACTGGGGAAATCAACTTTAACCAACTCATTATTCCTCACAGATTTGTATTCTCCAGAGTATCCCAACTCTTCCCATAAGATAAAAAATACTGTACAGGTGGAAGAATTCAAAGTTTTAATCAAAGAAGGAGGAGTTCAGTTACTGCTCACCAGGACTAATAGTAGAGGATTTGGAGATGTAGTAGATAATAGTAATTGCTAGTAGCCTGCTATTGGTTCCACTGATAGTAAATCTGAGGATTACCTAAACGCAGAATATCAAGTGAATAGATGATGCTTGACAACAGAGTGCAGTGTTGTTTACACTTCATTGTTCCTTTAGGACATGGACTATTGGACATGGAATATTAGGACACTGGATATTCAGTTTATGAAACAATTATATGAAAAAATGAATATCATCACACTTATTGCCAAAGCGGACACTCACACCAGAGGTTTAAAAAACAGATAATAAAAGAAATTCAAAACTATAAAGTTAAAATATATGATTTCCAGAAACAGATTATGAAGGAAAAATAAGCTTATTAAAAAGATAAAAGGCCGCTTACCTCTTGCTGTGGTAAGTAGTAATACTATCATTGAAGTTAATGGcaaagggttggaggaaggcagtATCCTTGGGGTGTTGCTAAATTTGAAAATGGTAAATATTGTGACTTTACAATTCTAAGAAATATGTTGATAAGAACACACATGCAGGACTTGAAAGATGTCACTAATAATGCACATTATGAGAACTACAGAAACTGTAAACTAGCAGCTGTAACTTATAATGGAGTTGAGAACGACGAGAATAAAAGACAACTCACAAAGAGCTCTCTGGTACAAGTGGAAGATGAAAGAAGGGAGCATGTAACCAAGATAAagaagatggagatggagatggagatggggatggggatggggatggagaTCTAGATGGAGCAAGTGTTTGAGATGAAGGTCAAAGAAAAAGTTCAGAAACTGAAGGATTCTTAAACTGCATTCCAGAAGCTTATGAGCGTCGtgtgaaaatgaaaaagaatttaGAAGCACAGTACAAATATTTAGAGGGAAAGGGATTTCGGTTTGAGGATAAGAAAACAAACTGGCAAGAGTAACAACATATATTAGAACAACAgaactctttgagaaccttgaccACCAGTTTTGTATTAGTTGCTAGTATGTCAACTTGGACATTAGTGTTTGTTGAATGGATCCGTTTGACCAATTTGCACCAGTTTTATCCATAATGATGGATCTAACAGCATGAcaaaatatttgttgttgttgttgttcttgatgGTTATTTTGTACTCAGAAAGTAACAACTTCAGGTACCCTTTCcagcttttctattttttattaaacCGATGTTTCAATTTAATGAAAGAGAACATATTGCTGTTGTACAACCATATTCAGGTAGTTTGATTGTTTACAGGCTAATACAAAATAAAATGACTTTGCAACGTTTTCATTGaggataaataaataatatgatGCAAACTCTGCTTCTCTGTGGTGATTATAATGCAGAAGTTCTATTCAGTGCAGACAATAATACATTATAGTTTAACACAGTTGACCCTATTTTTGACACTTCCATTGTTTAAAATTACacatggaaaaacaaaaaaaacctataTGCTTACAGTGCACCTAGATCTTTATAacaatcatttttgtttttgattctttaaatatatattattctTATTGAGCACCCTCTTTAGCcagaatctcacacacacacacgcatatatacaCTCTTTTTGTAATAACATTTAGATGTTTTCGTTATATTGACCCTACTATAATGAAATATAGCATCTTTCATGTGTTAGAAACAAACAGGGAACTTTCCTTTATCTCCCTTTTTATACTCCATGGCTAAGtagtgggtgggggagaggggcatgaATTTATAGATCATCTCTAGGCAAATTTGTGAAGTTATTGATCAACCTCTTTCAACCTATGTGCAGTCTCTTTATTTTACTAGATATGGGAATCATAGCCTCTTAAAAGATAAAAAAGTAACCATTTTGTATTGAGCTGTATTCATATATTgcatttctgtattttttgtgttttaaaaattcacataATAAACAATGTTGTGATGTTAAAAAAAGGCTTATAGCCATTTGCATTACATATGGATGTAGTTATTTTTATGACTGACAAGAGTGCCGAATTTTATGATTTCTAAGGTTTTAGTTGATACTTTGGGTTTTCCAGAGAAGCATTCTGTTGTCAATGATAATTTTGTCTACTTTCTACTATTTAAACATCTTATATTGCTCTTTAATAGGCTTATGTGATTTAATATATGATAATGGTATAATTAAAAATCAGTTGAGGGGATACATTTCTTGTTCTTAGTATAAGTATATGTGATTATAATTATGTAAATTAATAAAGCTGAATCCATACCTAACTCCTGATACAAAATAAGTTTTGAATAATcaatattcaaataaaattattaaagggCTTGGAATAAACAGGGATTGTTAAAATATAGGAGTGTAAATAGCGTCTTTAAGCACAATGCAGAAACCagatgtgatgaaggaaaaaaccAATACATTTAATTAAGTAATTGTTAAACTCTTTTGTACAgcaaaaatgataaataaattcaTAAGTAACACAAAAATATTTATATGTGACTTGTGAACATTTGGGAAACATTGCTGGTGGTAATATTATTTCATGTACCACTTTGGGAGTATGTTGACAAGTTGTATTCAAATAAGAGAGTTTTAAAGCAATTAAATTTACAAAAATACTACAAATGACACAAACTTATCATATGTGAAATAGAACCATGATAGACAGGGTTGGTGGGAGTGTTAATCAGTTTATTCATTTGGGGGAGTAAGCTTGCAAATCTTATATCAAAATGAAAAGGTGTTTTTCTAGTGTTTGATTTACCAATTCCATCTCTAAATACTTATTCTACAGACATAAATATTGTACAGAAAGATAACAGCTATAAGGATGTTCCTTGTAGCACTGTTCATAAtagtaaaaagaaaaatggaaaaacatgtcTATGAATTCTGGATTGGTTAAATAAattattggacattgaatagagcATGAGAGTTTAATATCAGGAAgggtgtatgtcagggttgtattcgtTCACTatgcttattcagtctgtatgctaagcaaataattttggaagctgaactatatgaaataGATCTTggtatcaggtttggaggaaggctcattaataacctgagatatgcaaataatacaaccttgcttgctgaaagtaaaaagGAATCTAAGCACTTCCTGGTGAAGAtcagactacagccttcaatacAAATTACACTCaacctaaagaaaaaaaatcttcaccaataatcaacatcatgataaatggagagcgattaaagttgtcaagaatttcattttacttgtatccaaACAATGCtcgtgggagcagcagtcaagaaatcaaatgacattgcattgaataaatctgttgcataagtcctatttaaagtgttaaagggcAAAGATATCACCGTGAGATCAAGCATGGTACAGTGGCATAAACACTGGATTTGGCTTCAGACAACCCTGAGCAGGGCCCACtgccccacctccaaggagagtaGCGAAGGGAAGGGGGTTGGGTAGCAGGGGCCTGTGGAAAGGGGCTGGGCGGTGCTGGCTGCATCTCTAGGCTGAGACTTCTTCGAAGCCTTGAGAGGAAAAAAACGGCTCCTGGACTCTCAAGGACAAGGTGAGCGGCATAGCtattggggtgccctggcagccAGACTAATTCTAGTCCCTTCTAACCCAtagccagggaggaggcaattCTTACTGTGCACCAAGGCAGCTGAGGGGGAGGCGATCTGAAGTGGGAGTGTAGTCAGCAAGGAAGCTGAGAAAGTAGTAGGCTGCGCGGACTGGGAAGCAGAGACTaaagaggagaaaaatggggagttTAGCATATTGAGAGTTAAGGGCCCGGGacatgaaggagaggggaaatGTAGATTCTTAGGAGGTGCAGACAGAGGTTAGAGAATAATGGGGTATGGGAGCACCTAGGTAACTCCGAGGGGAGACATAGGTAATGGGGTTAAGCAATTTGGTGGGGTAAACAAAATGCAATGAGGAAATGAGGAGTTTAGCAAACGGAGGAATAACGAATGAGgaccaggtgggggaggggaagatgggcTAGAACGGAGGCCCCCAAGGGAGGCGGAAAGGGGCGGGACCATTTCCGGCCAGGAGGGGGGAGGGCagtctctgagtttctgagggGCTTGGAGAGCGCGGTCGCATTCAGGGATTGGAGGACAAGGTGAGTATCGGATCCTAGCTTTGGATGGGGGTCCAATGGGGATCatcagcctcactctctgggagctggagaaataTCTGCCTGAAGTAACAGATCTTACCAGATCTAGATGACTGGGAACGGAGGGGACTGATCCAGTTACTTTGGGCCTAAGACGGAATCACTAGCTCAAAACCGAGTTGAGGGGTGGGTGTGTTAGGGAAGGAGGAGAACTAAGATATGCTTTGCCTGGGCTGGGTCAGGGTGTGATAGGAAACTGGGTCGCGGGACCTGATGGCTCTGTGCACTTGGTGCAATAGGTACATGTTGGGTAGGGGCTACCACCACCAATCACTGCTATTGGTGGGAGGGAAACTTGTTAGGGAAGGGGCGGAACCGAATGGTACTGGGGACCAGAAGAGAGGCGGGTGTTGGGAAAGGGTGCTGGATTGAGACCATACGCATGCGCACTGTGGATCTTTTGAAAGGGGCACATAGGGAAAGGCCAGTCTAGCAAGGCGCCAATTGCCAAATGCGCATGTGTACAGTGGacataaaagaaagagcttttgcAGGGACAGTAGACAGAGCTGTTGTGGGCCCTGGATCAGACGCGCATGCGCACTGTCGACCTTACATTGGGAGTGCATTGGGAAGAGGCGGGGTCCTCAGCTGCCTTGCTGGCATGTCTTCCTGGAGAAAGCAGGGCGTGGCTGCACAAGATTCAgattttagaacagtggttctcaaccttcctaatgtcttgaccctttaatgcagttcctcatgttgtggtgaccccaaaccataaaattgttttcattgctatttcataactgtaattttgctactgttaggaattgtcatgtaaatatctgatatgcagaatgtattgtcattgttacaaattgaacatgattaaagcatagtgattcgtcACAAAAGCAAtaggcaattatatattgtgaaatatttatttctaattacaaataaatgaaattttgaagcatggtgtatcaTGGCTAACAGTCTTCAAGCTGGGTACTTctaggtgggtgtatctgcatgtgggtggaccctcctggagacggatagaggagaggtgtctcggttcctaaggctattgtaaatatgtgttttccgatgatcttaggcgacccctgtgaaggggtcatttgacccccaaagggatcttgacccacagtttgagaaccactgctttagaggttCTCAATTCCTGTGTATGTGAACAGAGTCGAGatggggtggaggaggaggtaaAGTACTTGGGTTTGGAACCCCAAGAAGGTGAGGAGCAGTCTCCAGACATAATAGGAAAGATGACTTGCAGTTGTTGCTTTTCTTGATCTAGGCCTTCTCTTCTTCAGGCTTAGCTCTTGCCAGACAACTTCAGACATGTCTGACACAAACAAGAGTGGTACTGGTCTAACTCAGTTCCAGGTAAGCCCTCAGTCTGTCCTCTTCCcaacttcttttcttttgtagTCCCTCTTGCTGTCCCAGATCCCTTGGCCCTTCCCATCCCATCTTTGTCTTTCTCCACCCACTTTACTGGCCTGCTTCCCTGCTCCCCTTCTACCAGTGTAGCCAGTTGCCCACCCCTCTTTAGCCTTCACTTCCTGCCCAGAGGAGGCTTTCATGGGCTGAAGTAATCTGAAAATACTGCAGGTGTGTTGGCACAGTTAGAGAAGTATGACTCTGGAATTTTGGAGCCATTTGGCTAGTTCAGGGTGATGAGAAGGTTTGTAAGCCTCTCTCCTTACTCCTCCTACAGGCTGGAGCTCCAGAAGAAGATGGTAGCTTGGTGATGCAGATTCTATTGACAGTGACCCAGAACTTGGAAGTCTCAGAGGCACCTAAGACTATAAATGCACCAGAGGTTTTAGGATGTCTGAAGGTTTCAAGCATTCCAGGGGATTCAAAGGCCTCAGAGAAAGACTCCAAAGAAACACTGCTCCCAAAGGCCAAAAGGGCCTCAAAGGCCCAAAAGGCTACTGAGGCATTTGCCACCCAGGCACCACCAACCACTCAGCATACTGATATCCAGATCCTGACAGCTGAAAACAAGAGTCCAGCAACTGACATCAAGATGCAAAATGCTGATCCGCAGGCTGTGCCAATGCCTGCTACTGAGACCAAAAAAAGTCTCTTCTGTGCCTGATAGATACCCAAGTCAATAAAAAAGCCCTGGAGACTGAAGCTTCTGTGTCTCAGTTTTCTACAGATGAACCTGGGCCTGATGGTGCAGCGGCTGAGACACAGGAGAATCAGGATGTTCGACCAAAAGTCAAGGCCAAGAAGGCTCGAAAGGTAAGCATGCTGCAATTACTACCATTGCCTTACCACTTCTGACCTCTCAGTTGTTTAATTTATTATATAAAAAGTTATTAATTTCCTTGTGCTCATCAAAGTTTTAAAGAATACTGAATGTGATGTGTTTTCTATCTTCAGAGAATATGCAGAGCTGTGATTTATGTAATTGAGTTTATATTTACCTAGAAACAACTATGTGTTAGGCTTTCAGCTAGATATACCACATAGACTTTCTCACATAACCTTGAAAGTAGTTCTTGCCATGTAGGGATCATAATCTCAGTTTTATAGAGAAGGACTCTGACTCCCAGCGAGGTGAGGTCATTTTCCAGGGAGGTAACACACAGAGCTAGTGGTTGTCACAGGAAGAGAAGCCTGatgcacccccttccctcccaccactaccaccagTGGTGTTTCTGGCctgatagaaaaaaagaaattcctGCCCAGGATTTAGGGCAATTAATGGCTAATGAGTTAGACTATCACTATAGGGGTGGGATTAAAGGATGGTTGGTTCCTGGAAGAGATTCAGTGAGGAAAATAGACTTTCACCTTCACTTAGTGATGTTGCATCTCGTTATTGGTGTAGGTGAAACACTTGAGTTGGGAAGAAGAGGGCAACAGTGATCAAAATCAACCTTCTGAAACTACAGGTTGCCGAAGGGTCTCAAAGGCCCTAATGACTTCAATGGCCCGAAGAGCCTTGAGGGGCCCCATAGCCTTTTGGGCCCATAGGGCATCAAGAACTCGGTTGGCTGCTTGGGCTAGAAGAGCCTTGCTCTCCTTGAGGTCACCTAAGGCACGTAGGGGCAAGGCTCGCTGTAGAGCTGCCAAACTCCAATCATTTCAAGAACCTGAAGCACCACTGCCTCGGGATGTGGCCCTTATGCAAGGGAGGGTAAGGATTATGCCCTCTTTACTCTACCTTTTTCACTGTCTTACCTACCTCTTCTTTGCTATCCTCATAAATattctgcatatatatatattcatctttCTATTTTTCTACCTTTTGTCCCAGGCAAATGATTTGGTGAAATACCTTCTGGCTAAAGACCAAACAAAGATCCCTATCAAGCGCTCAGGTAGAGTCCTACTAATCCCTCCCCCCAAGCTGTGCTGTCCTTTGCCCTCTCTTCCGTGTGCTAGGGATAATCTTTGTTCTTATGTTCTAACGCTGTCTTCCCAAAGTTCTAATTTGTCAGTGCTAGCATCTCTATATTTATTATTTCAGAACTCTGGCTTTGCCATCCATAATAGGGTTGGAAAAAGGATCTATAACTTGGGCATGGGGGCCTCCTGGCTTGGCTTTTTTTTAGCTCAGGTACTGGTAACACTCTCCCCTTTCAGACATGCTGAAGGACATCATCAAAGAATACACTGATGTGTACCCTGAAATCATTGAACGAGCATGCTATTCCTTGGAGAAGGTGAAGGGGCAGCCATGGGAAATGGGCACAGTGGGAAATCTGAATGAACAAAAGTACAAGTGTTCCTTCTGGGAGAGACTACAGAGATAGTGATCCAGCTCAACTGCTGTGCAGATGGGCAGACAGGCTTAAGGAGGGGTATAAGTGAACCATGGGTCACACAGCAAGTTGGTGGTAAAAGCACACGTATGGCCCAAAACACTCAACTATCCCTGGTTTCTGTCCACTGCTGGATATGTCTTGTAATATATGaatgggcttcaaaaatttgtatATCTATTGTATGTTTACTGTGTTCCACTTAGCCTAGTGTTTTATTTGCATCATCTCACTGatttctctccctctgtctctctgagacacacacacacacacacacacacacacacacacacacacacacacccttggtatACAGGGAGCTTTGAGATACCCAGGAAGCTGACTTACATGATATCACAAACTACCCTCCCCATCCACAGGTATTTGGAATCCAGTTGAAGGAAATTGATAAGAGTAACCACTTCTACATTCTTCTCAGCACTCTAGACCCCACTGATGCAGGCATACTGGGAACGTAAGCAAAAGGGaatagggtgggagggggaattaGTACAAGGTACTAGCCCTTTCCTGTGTTCTCTTCCATCATCCTTTTAGATAGTCAGGAAAGGCAGCTTAAAAAAACCCTGGTCCAACTCCTGCACCTGTGTTTGTGGTACTACACACAGTAGTGGTGCCTGGTTGTGATTACTTAAAGGGTATATGGAGGTCTGGCGTGGGGCATTCCTGCAGTCAGATTTTTTCTCTCCCCAGGAGCTTCCCAGGAAAGCAGGACTATCATTGCTTGTCTCTTTCTCCTGTTTCCTGACCGAGCTGTGTAGGGTGGTTTTCAAAGGAGGGCACGTCGATCATGGTGCTAGAAGGGGAAGAGAGCCATCAATGGACTGTGCCCAGAGTTCTCACAGGCTGCGGGACATGTGAGAAAAAGAGGCAGCCAGGAGATTGAGTGCCTGTGTTGTACCGGACAGATAGGC
It contains:
- the MAGED2 gene encoding LOW QUALITY PROTEIN: melanoma-associated antigen D2 (The sequence of the model RefSeq protein was modified relative to this genomic sequence to represent the inferred CDS: deleted 2 bases in 1 codon) yields the protein MSDTNKSGTGLTQFQAGAPEEDGSLVMQILLTVTQNLEVSEAPKTINAPEVLGCLKVSSIPGDSKASEKDSKETLLPKAKRASKAQKATEAFATQAPPTTQHTDIQILTAENKSPATDIKMQNADPQAVPMPATETKKSLFCAIDTQVNKKALETEASVSQFSTDEPGPDGAAAETQENQDVRPKVKAKKARKVKHLSWEEEGNSDQNQPSETTGCRRVSKALMTSMARRALRGPIAFWAHRASRTRLAAWARRALLSLRSPKARRGKARCRAAKLQSFQEPEAPLPRDVALMQGRANDLVKYLLAKDQTKIPIKRSDMLKDIIKEYTDVYPEIIERACYSLEKVFGIQLKEIDKSNHFYILLSTLDPTDAGILGTTKDSPKLGLLMVLLSIIFMNGNRSSEAVIWEVLCKLGLRPGVHHSLFGDVKKLITDEFVKQKYLDYARVPNSNPPEYEFCWGLRSYYETSKMKVLKFACKVQKKDPMEWAAQYREEADLKAAADAATEAKARAEIRAQMGIGFGSENAAGPYNWDEADIGPWAKAWIQAGAEAKTKSQESGGTSAGASTNGFNASASLTSTLTFNLFSGLSGAGTNNSSGACSFSYK